In one Nostoc sp. KVJ3 genomic region, the following are encoded:
- the speB gene encoding agmatinase SpeB, which produces MSNQLQDYNPSGVGEINGNLLGLPCDYESANLIVFGVPWEVTVSYGAGTANGPQRILDASTQLDLFDFDHPSGWKQGIFMMEIPQDILEKNTYYRTLAAKIIQRLAEGQELSDTPDLTPVLTEINQACQQVNQWLFENCQEAINHGKRVAVIGGDHSSPLGYFQALAAKYENYGILHIDAHADLRDGYEGFEFSHASIMFNAMKIPQISKLVQVGLRDISHDEVQMIDQSSDRIIAYYDPAIKQKLYSGTTWIDLCREIISHLPEYVYISFDIDGLDPKLCPSTGTPVPGGLELEQTFCLLRELVNSGRKIIGFDLCEVGDAEWDGNVGARVVYKLANLMDLSIIRNS; this is translated from the coding sequence ATGAGTAATCAACTACAAGACTACAATCCTAGCGGCGTAGGTGAAATAAACGGCAACCTCTTAGGTTTGCCCTGTGATTATGAATCTGCTAACCTGATTGTCTTTGGTGTGCCGTGGGAAGTCACTGTTTCATACGGTGCAGGTACAGCTAATGGCCCACAGCGAATTCTAGATGCTTCGACTCAACTAGATTTGTTCGATTTCGATCACCCTAGTGGTTGGAAGCAGGGAATTTTCATGATGGAAATCCCCCAAGATATTTTAGAGAAGAATACATACTATCGCACCTTGGCAGCAAAAATTATTCAGCGATTAGCCGAAGGTCAAGAACTATCAGATACACCAGATTTAACACCTGTCCTCACAGAAATTAATCAGGCTTGTCAACAGGTTAATCAATGGCTGTTTGAAAATTGCCAAGAAGCAATTAATCATGGTAAACGAGTTGCGGTGATTGGTGGAGATCACAGTTCGCCGTTAGGTTATTTCCAAGCATTAGCGGCTAAGTATGAAAACTATGGCATTCTGCACATTGATGCCCACGCAGATTTACGCGATGGTTATGAGGGATTTGAGTTTTCTCATGCTTCTATTATGTTTAATGCGATGAAAATACCGCAAATTTCTAAGCTAGTGCAAGTGGGTTTGCGTGATATTAGTCACGATGAAGTGCAAATGATTGACCAATCTAGCGATCGCATTATTGCTTATTACGACCCAGCTATTAAACAAAAACTTTATTCTGGAACAACTTGGATTGATTTATGCCGAGAAATTATCAGTCATTTACCTGAGTATGTTTACATTAGCTTTGATATAGATGGTCTAGATCCAAAACTCTGCCCCAGTACTGGTACTCCGGTTCCAGGTGGATTGGAATTAGAGCAAACTTTTTGTCTGCTCCGGGAATTAGTCAATAGTGGAAGAAAAATTATTGGTTTTGATCTCTGTGAAGTCGGTGATGCTGAGTGGGATGGTAATGTCGGGGCGCGGGTAGTTTACAAGCTGGCAAACTTGATGGACTTGTCAATAATTCGTAATTCGTAA